One window of the Streptomyces sp. WZ-12 genome contains the following:
- a CDS encoding AAA family ATPase — MTTDNRLSPAPRAILMSGLQGAGKTTLARALEEDAGFRRLCPDEEMFRRYGHYGRDFPRGQFRIREAPVLKDIAREFQQLLTAGHDTVIDHGFWTPDERAQWAATAIEAGGEPVLVYLPVPHEVRWHRIRKRNEQSLFDANSIEFSEEDLLRHAGRFCPPTDGEPHIVYDGCPENVLAALRRARPSTDGGRR, encoded by the coding sequence ATGACCACGGACAACCGTCTGAGCCCCGCGCCCCGCGCGATCCTCATGTCTGGCCTTCAGGGCGCTGGCAAAACCACCCTCGCCCGCGCCCTGGAGGAAGACGCCGGCTTCCGGCGTCTCTGCCCTGACGAGGAGATGTTCCGTCGTTACGGCCACTACGGCAGGGACTTCCCTCGCGGGCAGTTCAGGATCAGGGAGGCGCCCGTACTCAAGGACATCGCCCGTGAATTCCAGCAACTCTTGACGGCCGGACACGACACCGTGATCGACCACGGCTTCTGGACCCCGGACGAACGGGCCCAGTGGGCAGCGACCGCGATAGAGGCCGGCGGCGAGCCCGTTCTCGTCTACTTGCCTGTGCCGCATGAGGTGCGTTGGCACCGAATCCGGAAACGCAACGAGCAATCACTGTTCGACGCGAACAGCATCGAGTTCAGCGAGGAGGATCTGCTCAGGCACGCTGGCCGCTTCTGCCCGCCGACGGACGGTGAGCCGCACATCGTGTACGACGGTTGCCCGGAGAACGTGCTGGCCGCACTCCGCCGTGCACGCCCCTCGACGGATGGCGGTCGCCGGTGA
- a CDS encoding helix-turn-helix transcriptional regulator, whose protein sequence is MSDPLRRVDALVDADTLPPPHVRQQLRVAAGLTQAEVAHAIGVQRVAVARWEAGLTKPHRGNRLKYAHFLRRLAEKYPAATQEAPGED, encoded by the coding sequence ATGTCGGATCCGCTGCGCCGAGTTGATGCTCTGGTGGATGCTGACACCTTGCCTCCGCCTCACGTTCGGCAGCAGCTACGAGTCGCCGCCGGGCTCACCCAGGCAGAAGTCGCCCACGCCATCGGCGTCCAGCGCGTCGCTGTCGCCCGATGGGAGGCCGGGCTCACCAAGCCCCATCGCGGCAATCGCCTGAAGTACGCGCACTTCCTCCGCCGGCTGGCCGAGAAATACCCGGCCGCAACACAGGAGGCACCCGGTGAAGACTGA